The following proteins are co-located in the Dromiciops gliroides isolate mDroGli1 chromosome 2, mDroGli1.pri, whole genome shotgun sequence genome:
- the GPR75 gene encoding probable G-protein coupled receptor 75 isoform X1: protein MEKEEPRSEERDTFFLKMNLSDHLQLAPNATGNSSNFQENLQELIHTATLVTCTFLLVIIFFMGSYGNIIVFMSFFDPAFRKFRTNFDFMILNLSFCDLFICGVTAPMFTFVLFFSSAASIPDAFCFTFHLTSSGFIIMSLKTVAVIALHRLRMVLGKQPNGTASFPCTLILTLLLWATSFTLATLATLKTNKSRLCLPMSSLISREGKTILSLYVVDFTFCVVVVSVSYIMIAQALRKNAQVRKCPPVITVDASRPQPFMGGGQTGGVEGIQGAGPALYRNQNYNKLQHVQTHGYTQYSNQLPTPAASRLQLVSAVNLSTAKDSRAVVTCVVIVLSVLLCCLPLGISLVKVVLSSSGSFIFSQFELFGLTLIFFKSGLNPFIYSRNSAGLRRKVLWCFQYIALGFCCCKQKTRLRAIGKGSLEVNRNKSSHHETNSAYMLSPKPQKKFVDQACGPSHSKESVLSPKGSAGHQHCGQSSSTPINTRIEPYYSIYNSSPSQEVSTPNSVQPVNVLGFTKLNITKHYHTTNDLMQDCDSISAKQIPIPSV from the exons ATGGAGAAGGAGGAGCCGCGGTCAG AGGAAAGAGACACTTTTTTTCTGAAGATGAATTTGTCAGACCACCTTCAATTAGCCCCCAATGCCACAGGCAACAGCAGCAATTTCCAGGAGAATCTTCAGGAGCTGATTCACACAGCCACCTTGGTGACTTGTACCTTCCTGCttgtcatcatcttcttcatggGTTCCTATGGCAACATTATTGTCTTCATGTCCTTCTTTGACCCAGCCTTCAGGAAGTTCAGGACCAACTTTGATTTCATGATCCTCAACTTGTCTTTCTGCGACCTCTTCATTTGTGGAGTGACGGCCCCTATGTTCACTTTTGTGCTATTCTTTAGCTCAGCCGCCAGCATCCCTGATGCTTTTTGCTTCACCTTTCACCTCACAAGTTCTGGCTTCATCATCATGTCCCTCAAAACAGTGGCAGTGATTGCCCTTCACCGGCTTCGAATGGTGTTGGGGAAGCAACCTAATGGAACTGCTTCTTTCCCGTGTACTTTGATCCTTACCCTACTTCTTTGGGCTACTAGCTTCACACTGGCCACCCTGGCTACACTCAAAACTAACAAGTCACGCCTGTGTCTCCCCATGTCCAGTTTGATTTCCAGAGAAGGCAAAACCATCCTTTCTCTGTACGTGGTTGATTTCACCTTTTGTGTGGTGGTGGTCTCTGTCTCCTACATCATGATCGCTCAGGCCCTGAGGAAAAATGCTCAGGTAAGAAAATGCCCTCCAGTCATCACGGTTGATGCTTCCAGGCCTCAGCCTTTCATGGGAGGGGGCCAGACAGGAGGCGTAGAAGGCATCCAGGGTGCTGGACCAGCTTTATATAGGAACCAGAACTACAACAAACTGCAGCATGTGCAGACCCATGGCTACACCCAGTATTCCAACCAGCTACCAACTCCTGCAGCCAGTCGGCTCCAGCTGGTTTCTGCTGTCAATCTGTCCACTGCGAAAGATTCTAGAGCGGTGGTCACATGTGTAGTCATTGTGTTATCCGTGTTGCTTTGCTGCCTTCCCCTGGGTATTTCCCTAGTAAAAGTAGTTCTGTCGAGCAGTGGGAGCTTTATCTTTTCCCAGTTTGAACTGTTTGGATTAACCCTCATATTTTTCAAATCAGGATTAAACCCTTTTATATATTCTCGGAACAGTGCGGGCCTAAGGAGAAAAGTCCTCTGGTGTTTCCAGTATATAGCCCTGGGCTTTTGTTGCTGCAAGCAGAAGACTAGGCTTCGAGCTATAGGCAAAGGGAGCCTGGAAGTCAATAGGAACAAATCCTCCCATCATGAAACCAACTCGGCCTACATGTTGTCTCCGAAACCGCAGAAAAAATTTGTGGACCAAGCCTGTGGTCCAAGTCACTCAAAAGAAAGTGTTCTGAGCCCCAAAGGCTCAGCTGGACATCAGCACTGTGGTCAGAGCAGTTCAACACCCATCAATACTCGAATCGAACCTTATTACAGCATTTATAACAGTAGCCCATCTCAAGAGGTGAGCACCCCAAATAGTGTACAGCCTGTGAACGTTTTGGGATTTACTAAATTGAACATTACCAAGCATTATCATACCACCAATGATTTAATGCAAGACTGTGACAGCATTTCTGCCAAGCAAATTCCAATCCCCTCAGTTTGA
- the GPR75 gene encoding probable G-protein coupled receptor 75 isoform X2 — MNLSDHLQLAPNATGNSSNFQENLQELIHTATLVTCTFLLVIIFFMGSYGNIIVFMSFFDPAFRKFRTNFDFMILNLSFCDLFICGVTAPMFTFVLFFSSAASIPDAFCFTFHLTSSGFIIMSLKTVAVIALHRLRMVLGKQPNGTASFPCTLILTLLLWATSFTLATLATLKTNKSRLCLPMSSLISREGKTILSLYVVDFTFCVVVVSVSYIMIAQALRKNAQVRKCPPVITVDASRPQPFMGGGQTGGVEGIQGAGPALYRNQNYNKLQHVQTHGYTQYSNQLPTPAASRLQLVSAVNLSTAKDSRAVVTCVVIVLSVLLCCLPLGISLVKVVLSSSGSFIFSQFELFGLTLIFFKSGLNPFIYSRNSAGLRRKVLWCFQYIALGFCCCKQKTRLRAIGKGSLEVNRNKSSHHETNSAYMLSPKPQKKFVDQACGPSHSKESVLSPKGSAGHQHCGQSSSTPINTRIEPYYSIYNSSPSQEVSTPNSVQPVNVLGFTKLNITKHYHTTNDLMQDCDSISAKQIPIPSV; from the coding sequence ATGAATTTGTCAGACCACCTTCAATTAGCCCCCAATGCCACAGGCAACAGCAGCAATTTCCAGGAGAATCTTCAGGAGCTGATTCACACAGCCACCTTGGTGACTTGTACCTTCCTGCttgtcatcatcttcttcatggGTTCCTATGGCAACATTATTGTCTTCATGTCCTTCTTTGACCCAGCCTTCAGGAAGTTCAGGACCAACTTTGATTTCATGATCCTCAACTTGTCTTTCTGCGACCTCTTCATTTGTGGAGTGACGGCCCCTATGTTCACTTTTGTGCTATTCTTTAGCTCAGCCGCCAGCATCCCTGATGCTTTTTGCTTCACCTTTCACCTCACAAGTTCTGGCTTCATCATCATGTCCCTCAAAACAGTGGCAGTGATTGCCCTTCACCGGCTTCGAATGGTGTTGGGGAAGCAACCTAATGGAACTGCTTCTTTCCCGTGTACTTTGATCCTTACCCTACTTCTTTGGGCTACTAGCTTCACACTGGCCACCCTGGCTACACTCAAAACTAACAAGTCACGCCTGTGTCTCCCCATGTCCAGTTTGATTTCCAGAGAAGGCAAAACCATCCTTTCTCTGTACGTGGTTGATTTCACCTTTTGTGTGGTGGTGGTCTCTGTCTCCTACATCATGATCGCTCAGGCCCTGAGGAAAAATGCTCAGGTAAGAAAATGCCCTCCAGTCATCACGGTTGATGCTTCCAGGCCTCAGCCTTTCATGGGAGGGGGCCAGACAGGAGGCGTAGAAGGCATCCAGGGTGCTGGACCAGCTTTATATAGGAACCAGAACTACAACAAACTGCAGCATGTGCAGACCCATGGCTACACCCAGTATTCCAACCAGCTACCAACTCCTGCAGCCAGTCGGCTCCAGCTGGTTTCTGCTGTCAATCTGTCCACTGCGAAAGATTCTAGAGCGGTGGTCACATGTGTAGTCATTGTGTTATCCGTGTTGCTTTGCTGCCTTCCCCTGGGTATTTCCCTAGTAAAAGTAGTTCTGTCGAGCAGTGGGAGCTTTATCTTTTCCCAGTTTGAACTGTTTGGATTAACCCTCATATTTTTCAAATCAGGATTAAACCCTTTTATATATTCTCGGAACAGTGCGGGCCTAAGGAGAAAAGTCCTCTGGTGTTTCCAGTATATAGCCCTGGGCTTTTGTTGCTGCAAGCAGAAGACTAGGCTTCGAGCTATAGGCAAAGGGAGCCTGGAAGTCAATAGGAACAAATCCTCCCATCATGAAACCAACTCGGCCTACATGTTGTCTCCGAAACCGCAGAAAAAATTTGTGGACCAAGCCTGTGGTCCAAGTCACTCAAAAGAAAGTGTTCTGAGCCCCAAAGGCTCAGCTGGACATCAGCACTGTGGTCAGAGCAGTTCAACACCCATCAATACTCGAATCGAACCTTATTACAGCATTTATAACAGTAGCCCATCTCAAGAGGTGAGCACCCCAAATAGTGTACAGCCTGTGAACGTTTTGGGATTTACTAAATTGAACATTACCAAGCATTATCATACCACCAATGATTTAATGCAAGACTGTGACAGCATTTCTGCCAAGCAAATTCCAATCCCCTCAGTTTGA